The genomic segment TAGGATAGGGACATTTTTTGTGGGACGAACATTAATTGTAAGAAGAGGGACAATCATGAGTGATATGAAGCCAAAGATTGAGAGCTTGTTGCAAGAGGATCGCCTTTTTGCGCCACCAGTTGCGGGGAAGAGTACAGCCTATATTTCCAGTATGGCAGAATATGAAGAGATTTATAAGCGCTCCATTGAAGATCCGGAAGGTTTTTGGGCGGAACGCGCTGAAGAATTGGTCTCTTGGTCGAAGAAATGGCACACTGTCCTGGAGGCGGATTTTGCTGTTCCCATGGTTAAATGGTTTGATGGTGCGACCCTGAATGCTTCTTATAACTGTTTGGATCGTCATATAGAAAATGGCCTTGGTGATAAAAAGGCCCTTATCTGGCAAGGTGAGCCGGAAGATGACTGCATAGAGTATACCTATAGCGAGCTTCTTGCCGAGGTATGTCGTTTTGCCAATGTCCTGAAAAAAAAGGGGGTTCAGCGGGGTGATAGGGTTTCTGTCTATCTGCCTATGGTGCCAGAACTTACCATTGCCCTTCTTGCCTGTGCCCGGATCGGTGCGGTGCATGCAGTCGTCTTTGCCGGGTTTTCAGCAGCAAGTCTTGAAAATCGTCTCCAGGATTGCGGGGCAAAGGTACTTGTTACTGCCGATGCTGTTCTGCGTGCCGGTAAGACCATTCCCCTCAAGCCCAACGCCGATGAGGCGCTTGAAGAGTGTGATCTGGTTGAGCACTGTATTGTGGTAAAGCGGGCCGGAAATGAGGTCGAGATGGAGGAGGGACGTGATAGCTGGTGGCATGAGGATGTCGCCGCCTCTGATATCAGTGATCAGTGCCTGCCCGAGGAGATGGAGGCAGAGGATATTCTGTTTATTCTCTATACCTCCGGATCCACCGGTCAACCTAAGGGGGTTGTTCACACCACCGGCGGATATCTTACCTACGCAATGCATACCACTCAGTGGGTTTTTGATCTTAAGGGGGATGATGTCTACTGGTGTACGGCAGATATTGGCTGGATTACCGGTCACTCCTATATTGTTTATGGTCCTCTTGGCTTGGGCGGTACCTCTCTTATGTTTGAAGGAGTTCCCTCTTATCCCGATGCTGGCAGGTTCTGGCGAATTGTTGAAAAGTTTAAGGTCTCAATTTTTTATACGGCCCCCACTGTTATTCGGGCCCTGATGCGTTCCGGTACGGATCCGGTTGATCGTTACGATATCTCTTCTCTTCGTGTTCTGGGCTCTGTTGGTGAGCCTATTAATCCAGAGGCCTGGATGTGGTACCATACCCATATTGGCAAGGGTCAGCTTCCCATTGTCGATACCTGGTGGCAGACCGAAACCGGGGCAATTATGATTGCTCCCCTGCCCTACGCTACGCCACTTAAGCCCGGAGCAGCAAGTAAACCTCTGCCCGGTGTTGATGTAGCTGTCCTCAATGAGGAGGGTAAAGAGGTCGGCCCCAATGAGGGTGGACGCTTGGTTATTCGTCAGCCATGGCCGGGGATGTTCCGTGGTGTTTATGGTGATTCGGCCCGGTTTAAAACCAACTATTTTGAGGCTTATCCCGGGGTATACGATGCCGGGGATGGCGTCCGCTGTGATGAGGATGGCTATTACTGGGCGATGGGCCGTCTTGACGGCGGTTATTAATGTTTCGGGCCATAGAATGGGATCGGCCTCAGATAGAATCGGCTCTTGTTGCTGATGTGCGGCAGTGGGTGAGGCGTCAGTTGTGGGTATTCCACATCCTGTTAAGGCTCAGGCTATCTATGCCTTTGTTACCCTAAACAATGGCGTGTAAGAGACCCCTCAGCTTGTGCTAGAACTTCCAGCCCATGTGTGCAGTGGAATTGGACCAAGTGCCTCTCCTGATGTTATTCAGTATGCCCCTGGTCTTCCTAAGACGAGAACCGGTAAGATCATGCGTCGGGTTTTACGTAAAATTGCCGAGGGTGATTTTGATAATTTTGGTGATACCAGTACCCTTGCCGATCCAACGGTGATAGAGAGGTTAATTCAGGGACGGGAAGTAGCAACTGGTAAGTAGTGCAAAAGCAAGTATTACTTAATTTTATTATGCCATATAGGGGGTTTTGTCGAACTTTGTGTGGCATTTTTTTGTTTTTCTTGTAATATCAGGGCCACGTTCATTTATTTATTAAGTAACTGTTTGACATGTTGTGGTTTTTTGTCGAATAATATTATTAGGTTAGGGCGTAATGGTGTTTTTCTAGGGAGACAGTGTGTGGCGTTGCTTACCGGCTTTTACGTCACAATATACTGATATTTTATATGAAAGAGAGGGTGTTATGCGTAATCACTGGAGTGGCAGTATGGGGTTTATCCTTGCTGCTGTAGGATCTGCTGTTGGGCTTGGTAATATTTGGAAGTTTCCGTATATCACAGGAATGAATGGTGGCGGTGCCTTTGTTTTAGTTTACCTGGTGGCTATTTTACTCTGTGGTATGCCCCTGTTGATGGCGGAATTTGCCATTGGTCGTCACTCGCAAAAGGATGTTGTCGGTTCCTTTAGAGATCTGATGCCAAAATCAAAGGGATGGCAGATTGTCGGTTGGTTAAACCTCTCAGCTGCCTTTATCATTCTCTCCTATTACGGTGTTATTGCCGGTTGGACCCTGTTTTACCTCTTTGAAGCGGTAACTAATAATTTCGCCGGTCAGAGCCCAGAGGCAATTGATGCAGTCTTTGGTGGACTTGTTACCAGCCCCACTACTCAGCTTCTCTGTCTGACCTACTTTACCATTCTTGTTGTTATCGCTGTTGCTTCTGGTATCCAGAAGGGTATTGAGCGTTGGAATAAGGTGATGATGCCGACCCTCTTTGGTATTGTTGTTGTTTTGGCCCTCTACTCCCTTACCACTCCGGGAGCAGTGGCTGGTTGGAAGTTTATGCTCTACCCTGACTTCTCCAAGTTGACCATGGGAGGTGTGCTTGAGGCTATCGGTCACTCTTTCTTTACCCTCAGTATTGCCATGGGTATCTTGGTAACCTACGCAAGTTATATGGATAAGAAAGAGAAGATCTTTCCCGTTGCCATCCGGATCGCCTTTCTTGATACCGTTGTGGCCATTGGTGCCGGTCTTGCTATTTTTCCAATCGTATTCTCCTTTGGTATGGAGCCTGGTGCCGGTCCTGGTCTTATCTTTAAGACTCTGCCCAAGGCATTTGCCCAAATGCCCTTTGGTAATGTGTTGGGAACCCTGTTCTTTGTCCTGATGGCCTTTGCTGCCCTCTCTTCTGCTATTTCTCTTCTTGAGGTACTTACCGCTTTTGCCATTGATGAGAAGAAGTATGATCGTAAGAAGGCAACCATTATCATGGCTATTGCCGTCTATATTGCCGGTATTCCCTCTGCCCTTTCCTACTCTACCTTTTCTGATATCACCATTTGGGGTGGCATGCCTATCCTGGATGGTCTTGACCATATGGCAAGTAACTATATGCTGCCAATCGGTGGTCTGTTGATTGCTGTTTATGCAGGTTTTATTGTTGATAAGCGTATTCTGCAGGCAGAGATTACAGAAGATGGTGCTAAGTATGTGAAGGTCTTTAGGGTGTGGTATTTCACCATCCGTTACGTGACCCCCGTACTCGTTTTTGTAGTTTTTCTTAAGAGTGTTGGCCTGCTTGGCTAGTTTTCTCGGCCTCCTCTGTATAAAAGCTCTCAGCCTTAAGGCTGGGAGCTTTTTTTTTGTCCGAAGGGCAGGGGCGAGGGATGGGGGCATGTTGGCAAATGGATGATTTTTGCCCAGGCATGATATGGGGATTAACCTTGTATTTTTAGGCTGTTATTTTATCACCCTGTGCTGGGGCTATTTATGGCAGGCCAGGGGCTGATGGTGGGGAGCTTGCCTGATAAAAATTGAGAAGACATTTGATATATATGCAAAAGTATTGTTTGTATAGCCTCCGCTGCCGGGTGAATCCGAGCCTCTTTGCGCATCCTGACCCTTGTTTTCTATTGGATTTTTTTTGTAAAATTCACGGAGATGCTTGAATGTGACGGCATAACGGGTTCTATTACATCATGTAGAAGGATTAAAACACTGTTGTTTGCAGAATGTTTCTCTATCCATTTTAGTTTTAGAGGCAACGGTCTGTTTTCTCTGCAAGCTCAATATTCTAGATTAAAAAACTGCCGATAAAAGACACGCTATGAAAGGAAATGAAATTCGCTCAAGGTTTTTGGAGTATTTTAAGGGTAACGGTCACACCGTTGCTGAAAGTTCTTCATTAGTTCCCAAGGATGATCCCACTCTGCTCTTCACCAATGCGGGGATGGTGCAATTCAAAAGGGTTTTTATGGGGGATGATAAGAGAGGATATGTCCGAGCTGTTACCAGTCAGAAATGTGTTCGGGCAGGAGGAAAACATAACGATCTGGAGAATGTAGGTTATACAGCTCGCCATCATACCTTTTTTGAGATGTTAGGTAATTTTTCCTTTGGAGATTATTTCAAGGAGGAGGCGATTCGCCTTGCCTGGAATTTTCTTACCGTGGAGCTTGGTCTGCCAGCTGAGAAGATGTGGGTTTCCGTCTTTGAAGATGATGATGAGGCCTTCGCCCTTTGGGAGAAGGTAGAAGACCTGCCCAAGGGACGTATTGTTCGTCTCGGTGAGAAGGATAATTTTTGGGCCATGGGTGATACCGGACCCTGTGGACCATGTTCTGAAATTCATATTGATCAGGGGGTGGGCTCCAGTCCCTGTGATAATCCCAACTGTGCCGTTGGCTGTGACTGTGATCGCTTTCTTGAGCTGTGGAATCTCGTTTTTATGCAGTTCAATCGGGCGGAAGATGGTTCACTGACAGCTCTTCCCAGGCCAAGTATTGATACGGGTATGGGGCTTGAGCGGGTTGCTGCTGTGCTCCAGGGTAAGTTCAATAACTACGATTCTGATCTCTTTGCGCCCATTATTGCCGTCCTTGAGGATATTTCCGGAGTGAAATATGGGGCAGCTGCAGATACTGATACGGCTATTCGGGTTATTGCCGATCATGCCCGGGCGACCAGTTTTCTGGTGGCCGATGGCGTTTTGCCTTCCAACGAGGGTCGCGGCTATGTGCTTCGTCGTATCATGCGTCGTGCCGTTCGCTATGGCAAGAAGCTGGGTCTTGAAAAGCCATTTATGGACCGGGTTACCAAGGCTGTCTGTGCCGAGATGCAAAACGCTTATCCACAACTTGTGGCGACCGCTGCCCTTCTGGAGAAGGTTGTCAACAACGAGGAGGAGCGTTTTCGTGAGACTCTAGAGCATGGTCTTGTGCAGCTGGATGAGAAGATCAGTCAACTCCTTACGAGTGGTGGAGATGCCGTTATTGACGGCCCCTTTATCTTTAAGCTCTATGATACCTTTGGCTTTCCCTTCGATATTGTTCGCGATATTGCTCTGGAGCGTGGGGTCGGTTTTGATGAGGCAGGTTTTGCCACAGCCATGGCTGAGCAACGTGCCAAATCCCGTGCCTCCCGAAAGGGTGAAGGCGTTAAGCTCCACGACGAGGGGGTCAAGGCCCTGGCCGATGCTGGCAAAAAGGCAGAGTTTCTTGGCTATGAGGGACTTGAGGCAGATTCCGTGGTGGAAGGTTTGCTCTCCGAGCAGGGCAGTGGGGTTGAAAAACTTGTCGCCGGTGAAAAGGGTAGAGTCTTTGTGGCGGCCACTCCGTTTTATGCCGAGGCGGGTGGGCAGATGGGTGATAGAGGCTCTGTGCGCTGGCAAGGTGGGCAGGCATCTGTCTATGCCACCCAGGCCGAGGGCACGGGGCTGATCCTTCATGATCTCTTGGTGGAGGAGGGTGAGCTGAGCCTGGGGCTTGAGGTGACTCTTCAGGTGGATGATGAGGAGAGAAAGGCAACTGCCTCTAACCATAGTGCAACTCATCTCCTGCAGGCGGCGCTTATCTCCGTTTTGGGTGATCATGTTAAACAGTCAGGTTCTCTGGTTGGTCCTGAACGATTGCGCTTTGATTTCACCAATTTTTCTCAGCTAACAGCTGCAGAGATTGCCCAGGTGGAGACCCTGGTCAATGAGCAGATACGAAATAATGCCGTTATAGCAACGGATGTTCTCTCAAAACAGGAGGCAATTGCCGGTGGGGCCACGGCTCTCTTTGGGGAAAAATATGACGATGATGTACGTGTTGTCTCCATGGGCGATTATAGTAGGGAGCTTTGCGGTGGCACTCATGTCGGGGCAACGGGCGAAATTGGTCTCTTTGTTATTCTGTCGGAGAGTGGTATTGCCGCTGGTGTGCGTCGTATAGAGGCCTTGACAGGCCGCGCAGCCCTTGCCTATGTCCAGGGTCGTCTCTCTACGGGTAATGAGCTTGCAGATCTCTTGAGCTGTAAATCAGGCGATCTGGTGCCTAAGGTTGAATCTTTGCTGACTGCTGTTAAGGAGGGTGAGAAACGTGTTGCCCAACTTGCAGGTCAACTTGCCAGCTCCGGTCTGGATGATCTGTTGAATAATGCCCTGACCGTTGCCGGGATAAAGGTTGTTGTGGCTGAGGTGCCTCTGGAAAATGCCAAGGCCCTGCGTGAGCTTGGTGATAAGGTCCGGGATAATCTGGAGAGTGGCATTGCTGTTATTGGTGGTGCTGTTGGTGGTAAGGTTGCCCTTCTTGCCATTGTTACCAAAGATCTGGTAGATAGAATTCAGGCAGGACGGATCGTCAGTGAGGTTTCCGGAATTGTTGGTGGAAAAGGTGGTGGCCGTCCTGATATGGCTCAGGCTGGCGGTACCATGCCAGATAAGCTCAGCGAGGCAATAGCCTCTGTTCCAGCAATTATCGAAGCGATGCTGTAAAAGGTAGCGCGCGGTATCTCTTTTGATGCGATCGCTTGAAGAAAGCGTATTTCCGCAGGTTTTTCTGCCTAACTTATTGCTAAACGGGGAATATCCTGATTAAAAATGAGTTGACAGGCGGTCGCATTTGCAGTAAAAAAATTCTATTATCTTGACTCGTTGGAGTCATTATACCCACCTAACACGTAGTAAGGTTGTGCAGTTTCACCTTGTATGCGGTCATCGTTCATTCTTGAATCGTTAGAATGGATGTTACGTTTTTTTTTGTTTGTTATCTTAGCTTATTGGGGGAGTGATAACATGATTACAATGGATATTACTTTGGTAATTCAGATTGTTAACATGGTTGTTCTCATGTTTCTGCTGAACAAAGTTCTTTACAAACCTGTAAAGAAAATTTTGGCGGAGCGATTTGAAAAGTTGCGGGGTATGCGCGGCGAAATTTCGAAGTTTGAAAAAAACGCGAGTTTGCGTCAGAGTGACATGAATGCAAAGATGACCGAGGCCTCAGGAAAGGCCAAGGTTGCTTTGGACTCTGCTCGTGCAGATGCACAGGCCGCAGGCGATACAAAGCTTGCTGCAATTAAGGCTGAGGCTGACTCTGTAAAGGAGAAGCAGCTTGCCGAGG from the Desulfotalea psychrophila LSv54 genome contains:
- a CDS encoding ATP synthase F0 subunit B, translating into MITMDITLVIQIVNMVVLMFLLNKVLYKPVKKILAERFEKLRGMRGEISKFEKNASLRQSDMNAKMTEASGKAKVALDSARADAQAAGDTKLAAIKAEADSVKEKQLAEVKSQIESARAGLQTELSLFARDMAGKILGRSLKA
- a CDS encoding sodium-dependent transporter, with protein sequence MRNHWSGSMGFILAAVGSAVGLGNIWKFPYITGMNGGGAFVLVYLVAILLCGMPLLMAEFAIGRHSQKDVVGSFRDLMPKSKGWQIVGWLNLSAAFIILSYYGVIAGWTLFYLFEAVTNNFAGQSPEAIDAVFGGLVTSPTTQLLCLTYFTILVVIAVASGIQKGIERWNKVMMPTLFGIVVVLALYSLTTPGAVAGWKFMLYPDFSKLTMGGVLEAIGHSFFTLSIAMGILVTYASYMDKKEKIFPVAIRIAFLDTVVAIGAGLAIFPIVFSFGMEPGAGPGLIFKTLPKAFAQMPFGNVLGTLFFVLMAFAALSSAISLLEVLTAFAIDEKKYDRKKATIIMAIAVYIAGIPSALSYSTFSDITIWGGMPILDGLDHMASNYMLPIGGLLIAVYAGFIVDKRILQAEITEDGAKYVKVFRVWYFTIRYVTPVLVFVVFLKSVGLLG
- the alaS gene encoding alanine--tRNA ligase, which gives rise to MKGNEIRSRFLEYFKGNGHTVAESSSLVPKDDPTLLFTNAGMVQFKRVFMGDDKRGYVRAVTSQKCVRAGGKHNDLENVGYTARHHTFFEMLGNFSFGDYFKEEAIRLAWNFLTVELGLPAEKMWVSVFEDDDEAFALWEKVEDLPKGRIVRLGEKDNFWAMGDTGPCGPCSEIHIDQGVGSSPCDNPNCAVGCDCDRFLELWNLVFMQFNRAEDGSLTALPRPSIDTGMGLERVAAVLQGKFNNYDSDLFAPIIAVLEDISGVKYGAAADTDTAIRVIADHARATSFLVADGVLPSNEGRGYVLRRIMRRAVRYGKKLGLEKPFMDRVTKAVCAEMQNAYPQLVATAALLEKVVNNEEERFRETLEHGLVQLDEKISQLLTSGGDAVIDGPFIFKLYDTFGFPFDIVRDIALERGVGFDEAGFATAMAEQRAKSRASRKGEGVKLHDEGVKALADAGKKAEFLGYEGLEADSVVEGLLSEQGSGVEKLVAGEKGRVFVAATPFYAEAGGQMGDRGSVRWQGGQASVYATQAEGTGLILHDLLVEEGELSLGLEVTLQVDDEERKATASNHSATHLLQAALISVLGDHVKQSGSLVGPERLRFDFTNFSQLTAAEIAQVETLVNEQIRNNAVIATDVLSKQEAIAGGATALFGEKYDDDVRVVSMGDYSRELCGGTHVGATGEIGLFVILSESGIAAGVRRIEALTGRAALAYVQGRLSTGNELADLLSCKSGDLVPKVESLLTAVKEGEKRVAQLAGQLASSGLDDLLNNALTVAGIKVVVAEVPLENAKALRELGDKVRDNLESGIAVIGGAVGGKVALLAIVTKDLVDRIQAGRIVSEVSGIVGGKGGGRPDMAQAGGTMPDKLSEAIASVPAIIEAML